TCAACGCGGGGACCCACTACGGGACCGCGCACGGCTTCGGCCGTGTCCGCACCCTCGACGAGTACCGCCGGGCGGTGCCCATCCAGACGTACGCCGATCTGGAACCCTGGATCGAGCGGAGCGCGGCCGGTGAGGCGAACGTCCTGACCGCCGACCGGCCCGCGGTCTTCTTCACCAGCAGCGGAAGCACCGGCGCCCACAAGAAGATCCCGGTCACCCCACGCTTCATGCGTACCACCTTCTTCCCCTTCTACTACGCGGCCTGGGCACCGCTGCTCACCCACTTCCCCGAGGTGCTCCAGCGCCCGGACGCGGTGCTCAACCTCAAGCACGACCCGCTGTCCGCCCCACCCACCACCAGCTCCGGCAAACCCCATGTCGGCGCGTCCCAGGTGAACTTCGGGGACACCTTCGGCGAGCCCCTGTCCGCCGAGCCCGGCACCGTCGACACCGCCTGGGCGGAACTGCCCGTACCCGTCGACGCGCGCGACCACCTGGAGAAGGCGTACCTGCGGCTGCGCCTCGCGGTGACGGGCGACGTCCGCTGCGTCATCGGGATCAACCCCGCGATGGTCGCCGCCCTGCCCCACCAACTGCGCCTGTGGTGGCCGCGGATCGTCAAGGAGATCCGCGACGGCACCCTCGGCGGCCACCCGCACGGCAGTCCCGACCCGCTCCGGGCGGCCGAACTGGAAGCCCTCGCCGACCGGTTCGGGACCGTACGCCCCGCTCATGTGTGGCCCCGGCTAAGGGCCCTGTTCTGCTGGACCACCGGCCTCGCCACCCTCTATCTGCCCCGGCTGCGCGAGGAGTTCGGCGCCGGAGTCAGCGTGCTGCCCGCCCCGGTCGCGGCCTCCGAGGGCCCGGTTGCGGTCGCCCTGGACCGGCACGGCAGTGCGGGAAGCCCCGTTGCCACCGCCTGCGTGTACGAGTTCGTCGACGCGGACGACGACCTGACGCCCGACGCACCGACCCTTACGCCCCAGGACCTCGAAGCGGGACGCGACTACCACGTCGTCTTCAGCCACGTCGGAGGCCTCTACCGCTACGCCGTCGGCGATGTCGTCCGGGTCGTCGACCGGACCGGCGGAGTACCCCGCCTGGCCTACGCGGGCCGGGCCACCCGCAGCGACCACGCGGGGGAGCGGCTGCGCGACGCCCAGGTCACCCGGGCCCTGGCCGGCGCACTGGACGCGGGCGGACTCGAACTGCGCAACGTGGCCACCCGGGTGGACACCACCGACGGCACCGGCCGGTACGTGTTCGCGGTGTCCCCGGCGGGCAGCCCCTGGCACGACGACGAGACCGCCGCGTTCGGTGCGCGGCTCGACGAAGGACTGGCCCGCGAATCGGCGGGCTACCGCGCGGCCCGGGCCGACGGCCGGCTAGCCGCGCCCACCACGCTCAGGCTGCCCGCCGACGCCTTCCTGCGCGACTGGCAGGACACCGTCGCCGGCGGTGTCAGGCCAACCCAGGTCAAGGACCGGCTCTTCCGACAGGATCCGGCCCAGTGGGAGCGGCTCGTGGGCCGCGACGCGGTGGCACCGGGCCCACCGGCCCGGGAGGAGTCCTTATGACAAGGCCGAGCCATGTCGTGCGGGTTGGGGATCCGCCCGGCCGCCGAGGCAGGGTGACCGGCGTCCGCACAAGCCACATCCGGCCCTCCCGGGCCGCCCGACACCTCACGGAGCGCCCATGACCATGCACGAGACCCCGACCGTCACGGACGCGGTGCCACTGGGCCCGCTGGAACGCACCGCACTGCTGACCGCGGCGCTGCGTGCCGCCGAGACGAGCCGTCCGGACCGCCTCTACACGGACCCGTACGCCGCCGGTCTGGCCGGCGCCGCGGGCTGGGCGCTGCTCGCCGAGATCGCCGCGGTCACCGGCCGCCGCACCGACGAGTCGGACGTGCCGAGCACACCCGACTTCAACGCCATCCGCACCCGCTTCCTCGACGACCACCTGCGCCGCCTCACCCGCGAAGCCGGCATACGGCAGATCGTGATGGCGCCCGCAGGCCTCGACACCCGCGCCTGGCGGCTGCGCTGGCCGGCCGGCACCCGCTGGTTCGAGATCGACCAACCGGCCCTGCTCGCCCGCAAACGGCGGCGGATGGCCGAGTCCAGGCCCTCCGCGGACCTGCGTACCGTCCCCGCCGATCTCACCGGTCTCGACTGGGAGACGAGACTGCAGGAGAGCGGCTACGACCCGGCTCGCCCCTCGGTGTGGGTACTGGAAGGACTGCTGTACTACCTGCCG
This sequence is a window from Streptomyces ortus. Protein-coding genes within it:
- a CDS encoding class I SAM-dependent methyltransferase, with protein sequence MTMHETPTVTDAVPLGPLERTALLTAALRAAETSRPDRLYTDPYAAGLAGAAGWALLAEIAAVTGRRTDESDVPSTPDFNAIRTRFLDDHLRRLTREAGIRQIVMAPAGLDTRAWRLRWPAGTRWFEIDQPALLARKRRRMAESRPSADLRTVPADLTGLDWETRLQESGYDPARPSVWVLEGLLYYLPPDEVRRLLTRIAACSAPGSRIAADLVNTAALTLPEMEPLLSVFEGWGAPWMSGCDVPERLFDQCGYMVKAVQPGEPGADFGRWPDPVPPRSARGARRVFFVHGSLRVPR
- a CDS encoding GH3 family domain-containing protein, producing MNSADQGAGPDRAARYTARVHAERAQLVSALDDLPGHQRHVLTDLLSFNAGTHYGTAHGFGRVRTLDEYRRAVPIQTYADLEPWIERSAAGEANVLTADRPAVFFTSSGSTGAHKKIPVTPRFMRTTFFPFYYAAWAPLLTHFPEVLQRPDAVLNLKHDPLSAPPTTSSGKPHVGASQVNFGDTFGEPLSAEPGTVDTAWAELPVPVDARDHLEKAYLRLRLAVTGDVRCVIGINPAMVAALPHQLRLWWPRIVKEIRDGTLGGHPHGSPDPLRAAELEALADRFGTVRPAHVWPRLRALFCWTTGLATLYLPRLREEFGAGVSVLPAPVAASEGPVAVALDRHGSAGSPVATACVYEFVDADDDLTPDAPTLTPQDLEAGRDYHVVFSHVGGLYRYAVGDVVRVVDRTGGVPRLAYAGRATRSDHAGERLRDAQVTRALAGALDAGGLELRNVATRVDTTDGTGRYVFAVSPAGSPWHDDETAAFGARLDEGLARESAGYRAARADGRLAAPTTLRLPADAFLRDWQDTVAGGVRPTQVKDRLFRQDPAQWERLVGRDAVAPGPPAREESL